DNA from Leptospira neocaledonica:
AAGAAGAGAAGGAGAAAAAGGAAAAAGAAGAAAAGAAAGCTAAACTTTCCGAGTTATTGGATTATATTAAATCTGCGAATCGATTGGTAGATCTGAATTATCTTCGTTTTCGTGGAGAACCTATTGAAGAAGAAGTCAAAAATTTGATCGTTAATCATGATATGATCTTGAGCTCTGATTTTGCTGATAAGAAGGGTCTTTATGTTTTTGTTCTTCATAAAGATTGTATCAATGGAGCAATCGAGACCGCCAAAAGAGTTTTCTCTGCTACTGGAAATGACAGTGAGATTCGTGTTTTAGCAAAAATGAATATCCGGGACATGATGGAGTCCAGAGAGGCAAGTTCTCAATTCGAAAAATTGGAATATTCTTCTCTTTTTAAATATCTTCCTTTTATCACCAGATTTTTCAGATCTCTTTTCGGCAATAATGTAGTTCATAGATTCGAGGCAGAAGAGATCAGGGCAAGACTTGCTGCGGAGCAGAATAAGAAGATCCTGGAAGCAAGGACAAAGGCCGCTCAGGAAGAAAAAGTAAAACTTGCCGAAAGAAGAGTAAAAGATAGAGAAGCTGTCGAGGCCACTGCAAAGGCGAGAGCGGCCGCGGCGGTTGCAAATTCGGATTCGGGGGCTTCTGTAAAAAGTTCCGGATTGAGCTCTGAACAAGAGGCCGAGATCAAACGAAATCTTTCCGCGGTCTTGGATGTTATAGACCATGCTTGGAGTCAGGACGAACTTCCGGACCGGGAATATCTCTTACAAGCTTTAGGTGGAGATATGGACGAAAATACTCTGATTAACTTCCTGAAAAAGAATGCAAAAAAGGAAATCCATTCCTTTATGGTTAGAAATCAGGAAGAGCAGTATTCTTTTCCGATCCTTATCTCAAGAAGATTCTTGAAAAAGAACGGCAAAGTTTTGCTGGATAAGGCGAAGAGGATCGTAGACGAGCAGAAAAACGCGGGCATGCCTGAACAGGACAAGTTCGATTTTTATATTTCTTTCGAAGATTTTTTGAACAGAACCCTTCCTAAAATCTGAGCTCGGATCACTGGAGCAATTTTAATAAAACCGAATATACATGAAAAATGAATTAGTTAATTTCAGAAAAACTAAAATTATCTGCACGATCGGCCCTGCAACCTCCGACAAAAAAATGATCCAATCTCTTGCAGAAGCTGGGATGAATATCGCCAGATTGAACATGTCACATGGAAATCATGATTTTCATAGATCCATAATTCGAGCTATAAAATCCCTGAATAAAGATGTGTTAAAACATCCTATTGCGATCTTGTTGGATACCCAAGGTCCGGAAATTCGGACTGGCGATCTGCAAGTCGATCATTTGGATCTGAAAGTAGGAGAGTCTTTTACCTTTCATATTATCCCGGGGGAAGAATCCGAGGAACAATCTGTTTTTGTAAATTATAGGGACATCGTAAAAGATCTGAAAATCGGAGATAGGGTCACTGTAGATAACGGTTTGATCAATCTTGTGGTGGAAGAAATCCAAGAAACCGCTTTGAAATGTAAGGTGGTGGACGGTGGTAAATTAGGTTCTCGTAAACATATCAATCTTCCGGGGATTCGTGTAAACTTACCTTCTATCACTCAAAAAGACCAAAAAGATATTCTTTTTGGTTTGGAAGAAGATGTAGATTTTATTGCACTTTCTTTCGTTCGTTCTGCGGAAGACATCCATCAACTTCGTAAGATTATCGAAGAAAATAACGGACACACTGACATTATTGCAAAGATCGAAGACCAAGAAGCAGTTAAGAACATGTTAGAAATTGTAGAAGCTGCTGATGGAGTGATGGTGGCGAGGGGAGATCTTGGAGTCGAGCTTCCTATTGAGGAACTTCCACTGATCCAACGTGCTATTATCAAAGAATGTGCGATCAAAGGGAAGAGAGTGATTGTTGCGACTCACCTTTTGGAATCCATGATTAATAATCCTTCTCCAACTCGCGCGGAAGTTACAGACGTTGCAAACGCAGTTTTTGAGGAAGCGGATGCAATCATGTTATCCGGTGAAACTGCTGCAGGAAAATTTCCCGTTCGTTGTGTGGATATGCTTCATAAAATTTCTGAAAGGGTGGAGAAGGCGCCGGGCCTTGGTTACGTTTTGGAAAGAGTTCCTTCCAATAAAAAGGAAGAAATGGCTAGATCGGCCGCGATGCTTTCGGATTCCATCAAATCGCCTGCAATTATAGTGATTACTAGGAGAGGAACTACTGCTTTGAACGTTGCCTCCTTCCATCCTAGGTTTCCACTTATCTATGCTTTCACAAATATGACTACTGTCCGTCGTAAACTTTGGCTAACCCGAAGTGTGATTCCGTACCGGATCGATTTTTCCAGTGACCCGGAAAAGACGATCAAACTAGCGATTGAGACTTTGAAGTCAAGCGGTCGGGTGAAGGACGGAGATCAGGTGGTGATCTTGTCGGATATTATTGCGGGTGCGGACAGGGTGGAGACGATCCAGATTCGAGAGGTGAAGTAAGGTTTGGTAGGAACTCCAGACTATTCTGGAGTATCCTCGATCTCCTGGTTCAGTAATTTTAGGACCCAATCCTGAAGCCCTAGGCTTTGGAAGGCTTCAATTATCATTCCAGTGTAACTGATAGAAGATTGTAATCTTTCAAAGCTCAGTCGAACCTGCAGCTTTTTGATCTGTAAATAGAGTCTGAGTTCTTCTTTACTCATTTTGGAAGGGTCTTTCCAAGGAGTATAGTCTTCTCCGGATAGAGGGTTTAGGGAGAAGATTATACTTTCTTTGTTTTGAGTCTTACTCATGGGTTAGGAGTTCCTTCCACTTTTATGCCTTAAGCTTCCGAATAAGGGCGAAGACGCCTGTTAAGGAAATAAAAAGGCAGAGTCCTCCTGTTCCAAGGGCTGCAGGCAACGGATCACCTTCAAATTGCCTTTGCAAAAAGAGGAAAAAGGCGGCCAGAAAAAATAATACACTTAAACTAATGAAAAAAAGAGTGATCCGAAAGAATATATAGGCCTGGATACCTAGAACAATCTTCTCAGTTGCTATTTTTTTTGCGTAGAGAATAAGAGTTTCGAAATATTCTGCGATTGAATTAATGAAAGCAAGCAGGTGTTCCTTCAGTTCGAAACTTGAAAATGAAGTCTCCTCCTGCTTTTCGGTATTTTCGTAAGGAATTTCTTCTGAATCCGTTCTTTTAGCGGTCAATGGATAATTTCCGTATTATTTTCTTCGACCGATAAGCATTCCAATAATCACGCCTATCCCGACTCCAACTCCTAATCCGATCAAAGTTGCTTTTTGTGGGTTTTCTTTAATGTAAGTTCCCGTTTGATCGATAATTTGTTTGGCTTTTTCGCTAGTTTCGCCAGTTACTTGTTTTAATTTTTCCTTTAGATCAGATACGTGTTCCAAATACTCCTCCCGGGCCTTACCTGTAATTTGTTTGGCCTTATCTTTTAAAATTTGGAGTTCTTCGCTTAGATTATCACCTTTAGACATAAGAACGCCCTCCAGATACTTTTATGTTAGTATAGCTCATCAATTTCAAGAATTTTACACCTTGAAATCATTCAATCGTAAAAATTAAGGACTTTAAATTTGACCGTAGGGATAAATAAGTCGATATATTAGGTCTAGCCGGCAAACGGATAGAAATCGAAGCGAAAACCATTCCAGTCTATGCAAGGTAAAAAGGGGATGGCATATGAATTTAATATCTAAAATAGCTAAGATACGAAGAACTCAAAGACAGAGAATATACAATAGGGCTTACCGCCAGGCACTGAAACATTTGAAGCGAGAGTTTAAGGCAGAAGCTGATCGTCATGCGCAAGCCGAGAAAGAATTAGAGAAATATTACCGGAAAGATGTGGATAGCGAGGCTAAAAAAACCCGCAAGAAGATCCAAGAATTAGAGAATTATAAACTTCTTCTTGAAAGGAAGGAAATGGAAATTGAATCTAAGCTTGCTTTCCTAAACGATCAGTTGCACAAAATCGAAGAGTTAAAAGCCAGAATGGACGGGGCCGTCAATTTAATGGCACGCGCAGGATCTCTTTCAAATGGCGCTATCGATGACGCAGAGAAGATCAAACAAGCTCTGAAGAAAGTGCTCTAATTCTGAGATTCTATGAATAATTCTCCGGTTCCTCTTTCAATAGAGCAAATTAGGAAGGAACTCCCAACCACTTGGGAAATAACTACAGCAGATAATGTTCCAAAGATTGTAAGAATATATAAATTATCTCAATATCTAGATGGAATTAGAGTTGTAACAGCTATAGCAAATCTTGCAAATAATATGGATCACCATCCAGACATTTTTCTCTCCTATAGTTCTGTCCAAATAGAACTTTATACCCATAGCTTAAAAGGATTATCCAATCTCGATTTACAATTTGCTCTCAATGCCGAAAATCTTTTAAGTAATCTTTGATATAAAACTGAATTGTT
Protein-coding regions in this window:
- a CDS encoding DUF883 family protein, whose product is MSKGDNLSEELQILKDKAKQITGKAREEYLEHVSDLKEKLKQVTGETSEKAKQIIDQTGTYIKENPQKATLIGLGVGVGIGVIIGMLIGRRK
- a CDS encoding LBF_4227 family protein, which gives rise to MTAKRTDSEEIPYENTEKQEETSFSSFELKEHLLAFINSIAEYFETLILYAKKIATEKIVLGIQAYIFFRITLFFISLSVLFFLAAFFLFLQRQFEGDPLPAALGTGGLCLFISLTGVFALIRKLKA
- a CDS encoding 4a-hydroxytetrahydrobiopterin dehydratase, whose protein sequence is MNNSPVPLSIEQIRKELPTTWEITTADNVPKIVRIYKLSQYLDGIRVVTAIANLANNMDHHPDIFLSYSSVQIELYTHSLKGLSNLDLQFALNAENLLSNL
- the pyk gene encoding pyruvate kinase; the protein is MKNELVNFRKTKIICTIGPATSDKKMIQSLAEAGMNIARLNMSHGNHDFHRSIIRAIKSLNKDVLKHPIAILLDTQGPEIRTGDLQVDHLDLKVGESFTFHIIPGEESEEQSVFVNYRDIVKDLKIGDRVTVDNGLINLVVEEIQETALKCKVVDGGKLGSRKHINLPGIRVNLPSITQKDQKDILFGLEEDVDFIALSFVRSAEDIHQLRKIIEENNGHTDIIAKIEDQEAVKNMLEIVEAADGVMVARGDLGVELPIEELPLIQRAIIKECAIKGKRVIVATHLLESMINNPSPTRAEVTDVANAVFEEADAIMLSGETAAGKFPVRCVDMLHKISERVEKAPGLGYVLERVPSNKKEEMARSAAMLSDSIKSPAIIVITRRGTTALNVASFHPRFPLIYAFTNMTTVRRKLWLTRSVIPYRIDFSSDPEKTIKLAIETLKSSGRVKDGDQVVILSDIIAGADRVETIQIREVK